The region GTTGTGGGCGCTGAGGTAGTCCTTCACTGCATACAGACTCTGGTAGGGCACGTGGATGTCCACGGGCAACTCACTGTTTACAGGGTGGAGCCAGAAGTCCAACTGGTAGAAGAGAAGGAAGGATTATCTAGAGAATATATAAGGTTATCTAGAGAATATATAAGGTTATCTAGAGAATATATAAGGTTATCTAGAGAATATATAAGGTTATTTAGAGAATATATAAGGTTATCTAGAGAATATATAAGGTTATCTAGAGAATATATAAGGTTATCTAGAGAATATATAAGGTTATCTAGAGAATATATAAGGTTATCTAGAGCTCTGCACCCCCACCAGTCATCTAGAGCTTGTACATATCACTGGTCTAAACAGTGAGTATAgtatattattgtattattcttACACCCCAGTAAGTGTCCTTCTCCAGAGCACGTAGGAGCTGAATCTGTTCCTCAGATTCCACATTGACCCTGATGACCTGGTCTCTGAGTGGGGAAGAAAGATACTATAAAATTATATAGAAATCTTAATAAATGCTTCATTTATCTTCCAGTTCAGAGAAACAATATGTTTTACGTTACATGGTGGTTTTAGTGAATTTTAGGaattaaaatatatagattttagGGATTGACAGAAATCGATTCTCAGAAGCATTGCTAGAGCCATGGCTGATTAAAtagttatattatttatttggatGAAAACTAGCTCTTGATGGAGTAGCAGCTACTCTGAGATCCACACAAAACTCAAAACATAACAAATACGAAAACACTGACGTGGTGACAGGacactctaggtttcttcctaaaattcggccttcttagggagtttttcctagccactgaaatccaacactactgttgtttgctccttggggtttaaggccgggtgtctctgtaaagcactttgtgacaactgctgttgtaataaagggctttataaataaatttgattgattgattgacacaaATGTATTCTAGCAAAAAACAACGTGTGCATTCTGTGTGTGGGCGCACTCCTGTgcacgtgtctgtctgtgtgttgtagtTTGTGCTAGAGTAcacgtgtgcgcgcgtgcgcgtatatatatatatgcctcCTAACTGTCTCCTCACTGTCCCCATTGTGCcatcacatttttcttttataatttctttaGAGGTTTTCCTGTTTGCTTGAGTGATTGAACAAAGGTGTGGGCTGGGCATAATCTCTGATTCATTTTTTGATTGTAGGGACTGCGAAAAAGACCTCTGGTGGCATGTGTGGTGGAGTAGATAAGGGTGTCTGAGCTAGATGCTATTTGATTAAATAGACAATTTTGACTTTTATTATGGTATTCTTTCTCATCAAATCTCAAACAGAGGCAGTCAGTGTTATTTCACGCCACAACCAAGGAGGACTGCCATGCATGGTGTTGCTGCGAGCTATGTTTGTGCAGTTAAGGGTGACCTCATAGAGCTTTGTTTTGTGCCAGTCTTTCTCTGCTGCATATGTTAGTGGACAGTGGTCAAGATAGGACCACACCAAGACCTCAATAAACTTAAggtccaaaatatatttttggacaCTCAGTTGAAAAAGTAACTTTTCAAATCTTTGATGGCTGGTGATGTGAACCATATGAAAACTGCTTCtcaataaagattttgatcaGTAAAATCAAACACTgcacataaaaaataaacaatacagttTCAACCACAACTTTTTAGTCAGTTGTCATGACACAAGTTACCTTTTTTGTAATGCTGAAAGAAATGTGTGTCCCAATAACGTGGCCTATTGTTCTGATATGTCTTTCTGTTAATTAAGAATTTCAGTTATAACTGGCCTCTAAAATAGGTCTATTCATTTCAAAAGGTAAAAATGAACTTACCCAAAGAATACTTTCTCACAGTTGGCGGCTGCAAGCAGCACTAAGAGAAACAAAACCTTCATCGTTCCTGTTCTGTATGGCTCCCTAGGGCTCTCAATGCACCTGCCCTTATACACAGCAACAGGTGCGATATTCCCATGCAAGTATTGCTTCATAATCTACTGAGAAGTTCCATTTGACGTGGTGCAACTCAATAGGGTTAGAGTTATTTGGGGGACAGGGCATGGTGCTTTAGCTTTATTTGTTCATTCCATGGCTGCCCCTTAACATCTGTAGCTAGCTGTTCTTTCCCTGGCCACCTGATAATAGTGCTGGTATTATTTAAGAGCCTTAGCTCTATTGAGAGGCCTCCCGACTTGTGATCAGTATAGGAAATTACAGAATAGAATATGCAATTTTCTTTTATTGTAACAGGTCAGGGCTATCTGCCTACAATGCTGGAtagtttttaaacatttttcaaTGGCGCCACATGGGTTATTTGGCTGCCATAATTGCAaataaatgttcacattttataCAGAATATAACCACAGggaatgttttgaaataaatcatATGAAAATAGTGTGGGAAATATTCCAAAGAATTGTTTTGAAACCGTACTTAATTGGAGATTCGTGAGTCCTGTTCTGCCTTTTACAGCCAGTTACATTAACTTGTCCTAAACACGTGACCGAAACCATTTCCCGCCTTAAACATAACTTTCTAAGGAAAAACCTGACTGAGCTTGTTTAACGTTTGTCTAGCCAAAATGGGTTTTCTGAAACAAATTGATGTGGAGAATTTTAAGTCATGGCGAGGGAAGCAAGTAATTGGACCTTTCAAAAGGTTTAATTGCATTATTGGCACAAATGGATCCGGTAAGTGTTAATTAACAATGACTTTCTGTTGAGCAACTAACTAGCTAATGTTGTGCTTGCTAAGTCTGTAATGGCGCTATAACTAGCTAATGATGCTTATCTGTTATTCTAGTCGTCTGTTTTTCTAGCCACCTCATTTTGTGTTGCAAGATAGCTAGATAGCCAATGCAAATTCAGGTaaaaagctaacattagctCGCTATTACGTGTCATATCTTGTCCGACAAAATCAACCATTTTCCATAGGAAAGTCAAATGTGATGGATGCCTTGAGCTTCGTGATGGGTGAGCGGGCTGCGACTCTCCGAGTGAAGCACACCCGAGACCTCATCTACGGAGCCCACATCTGCAAGCCCGCGTCCACCACAGCCAGTGTCACCATGCGGTATTGCGAAGACAATGGAGAGGAACTGAACTTCTGCAGGAGCATCTCAGGTGCCTTAGATTACATTAAGGCGCTGGTCACCAATACCTTTCAGCAAGCTAGATGttttatatgaaaaaaaattattgtaataATGTGGAATTATCACAAATTTGTTCAGGTCTGTGTGTACTTCCACATATTTAACAGGTGTTAAGTTTTGGTCCATAATACAAATACTACTGTAGTTGAATAGATATTGATAGCTAAGTACCAATTTCCGAACTGTGTTTCATGATTCTGGTCGTGTGAATGAATGTTCGTACAGGCCTATTATTGTGATATTCATTGAGTAGAATGCTAGTTAAGCCGGTGGGTTTAATCTGCTTTTGCAAGACCTAATGGAAGAAAAATGCTTTTTGATGACTTGCGAAACTGTGTACACTAATGTAGATGATTGGTCAAGACGACAAATATTTAAGcagagaaaacatatttttgataGGTAGCATAGTCTTACAAATACCATGAATAACAAATTGACTACGAACGTGAAACTGAATTCTCGATCGGTGTCCAGATTTTATCGCGTGGCCTTTCACAGCGGTTAAGGACTGATGCCGCATCCCATTTACGTCGGAACTGGGAATGACGTCACACCTGGGTTAATTCAAGTTGATCGCGTTCTAAAAGTCCAAGTGGGAAAGCAAGATGGGCGCCCCCATTAAAGCTTTTGTTGTGCTTGCCCTTTCGGaatatatacaatgtttttcattgtatttcattgtgtagTACAATGTTTGACCACTTTTTAATCTGCCATAACCAGTAACTTAACCTGGAGCCTGGACAGGTGAGTGCTCTTCAGAATATTGTAACATAACTATAAACGTCATTTTCCTATATGatttataacactagtctgttaaATGGCATAAGGTGCTGCCATCTTGAATTACCAACTCGGGACTAGTGCGGTTACTTCGACTTTCCCGAGTTGGAATTTCGACTTGAGGGGGTGTTCCATTTGAAATTTCCGACTTGGAACTCGGAAATTCCGACCTCCGAGTACAAATGGAACGCGCCATGACTCACGTCTTGGGGATGAGAAAGCCACTGAGATGgatttccttccctccctcaaGGGAGTGACCTTGTAGGGGCTTGTGCTGGGTTTTCCAGTGTCAACTTGCAGTTTTTCATAATATTCATTTTTGGACACCACAATCCTGTTATCCGTGAtcattgtatttaaaatattatataaaatagAATTGTGTTAAAGTGTTTtaacaagaaaataaacactTCCCAGATAAATagtttaaacagttttttttaggtGGACTAAGACTTgagcacagtactgtacattacattttccaGGGGACTGCTCTCAGTACCGCATCAACGGGATACAGATCACTCTGGCCAGGTACACAGAGGAGCTGGAGAAGATAGGCATTGTGACCAAAGCTAGAAACTGTCTGATATttcaggtaaacacacacaaagccacagAGCCACCAGGTTTTGTATTCATAAATGATTATGAGGCTGATAACTCTGTGCcattaaataaaatggaatAAGCAAACGGGTGGGACCAATTAATATGGACAACTTTATGTTTCCTGCAACGCCAGGGGGCAGTGGAGTCCATTGCCATGAAGAACCCAAAGGAACGGACCAGGATGTTTGAGCACATCAGCCAATCCCTGGGGCTGTCTGAGGAGTACGACAGGAAGAAGGAATCTCTACAGAAGGCCAAAGAAGACACGCATTTCCACTTCAACAAGAAGAGGACCGCCACTGCAGAAAGGAAGCAGGTCTTAGCAGAGAAGGTGGAGGTAAGACGACAGGCCACAGGCAGGAGAAACAGACATAGGAGATTCGCCTTCTGCAATTGGACAAACGTAACACTCATACAGAGATCTGATCTGGCAGTTTTTGCAAGGAACACATCCTCCTGAGTTAAAAGATCTGGatgcatacacatacatttGGGAGCACAATTATGAACAAAAATCATATATTTAGCCTAAATTTCTTGGGGTATTTCAATTCTTAATGCGTATGAACCCTGGGGATTTGACTGTagggaaaataatattgtattACCACACTGAAGTATAAAAGCAACATGCAATATCAGCGATTTAACTGAGTTCTTAAAAGGCAATTAGTCAATTAGAATATTAGTCCATATCTATGGATTTCACATCACTGGGAATGCAGATGTTGATCACAGATATCTTAAAATGTTGGGGTGTGGATGAGGAAACCAGTCACTATCTGATCTGAACACCATAGACATGATACAACTGTTGATTGTGACCTGTAGAATGTTGTCCCACTTCTACCGTAGCTGTGTAGTGTCTACATGTTGTCGGGAATTGAAACACACCGATCCAGAAAAATCCCAAATGCGATCAGTAGTTGACACatctggtgtgtttgtggtgcATGGAAGTactgtgtacagatccttgtgACATGGACCTGTGCGTTATCTTGCTGAAACACAAGTTGATGGCAGTGGATAAATAGCACCACAGTGGTCATCAGGGTCTCATCACAGTATTTCCTTGTATTCAAATTGCCATTGATAAAATGTAGTTGTATACATTGTGTGTTATATTATGGGTTTATGGTACTTGTCTGATCCATAAACTCAGCTCTAGCTCGTTCATAAAGTTGATATCAGCAAACTGCTTGCCCATACAACGCCACACACTGTTGGCCACCAGCTAAAACCAGGATTTAACCGTCAAGTGCAAATTTCTCCAGCGTGCCAAGGAGCATTGACAGCGGTTCTGAATGTTACGTTTCTGCAGGTGGCTAAAGACCCTAGTGATGACAATGAGCAAATAAATGAGCTTCCCTGATGGTGTTTCTGACTTTGTGCAGAATCTATTTGGTTGTGCCAACCCACGGTTTCATTACGTGTCCGTGTGGCTGGTCTCAGCAGGTAAAGAAGCTGGAGGTGGAGGTTCTGGGCTGGCGAGCAATTGAGAGGCCGGTTGGAGAtacagcaacattttaaatagtgaCCTCATGGTaacttatggtagagaaattaacataaAATTCTCTAGCAACAGCTGTGGCATTCCTGCAGTTGCCTGAAAACCATCTGTGGTGTTGTGTTATTTGACAAAATGTAGAATTTTATTGTAGCCTTTGTTGTAATTGTAACCTGACACGGTGAATCTGTGGAAACATCTGTTTAATGagcttcttgatatgccacGCCAGTCAGGTGGACGGATTACCTTGTCAAATGAGAAATGCTCACGGACAGCATGCACAAATGTTTAGGGAAATACGCTTTTCTTGCAAAGGAAACAAGTCCTGAATATTCAGCTCATGGGATATTAGAGCAACTCAAATATAtgttgtgtttacattttcGTACACTGTGCgtctgtatatacagtgccttcgtAAAGTATTCAGGCCCCTTCAATTTCTCTACATTTTCGTTTTTGTAATAGATTGTAtttataattgaaaataaaaaactgaaatctttcatgTAAAGAAGTACACAGGCtgtttattcagtactttgtcgAAGTGACTTTGACATCGACCACAGCTTTAAGGCTTCTTGGGTATGTTTCtatcagctttgcacacctggttTGTGCAGTTTTCTCACATTATTACCTTGCAAATCTTGTCAAGCTCTGATTGAATGACGAGCGTCTGTGAACTGCGATCTTCGGGTGTCCGTatgatgttcaatggggtttgGTTGTGCCACTCAAGGGCTTTCCAAAGCCACTCCGGCATTATgtttgatgtgtgctttgggttgatGTCGTGCTGAACGATGGATTTGTTTCCCCGGTCTGAGGTTTGTCGCTAAGGACCGTTCTGTATTTGTCGCTGATCGTCCTTCGTTTAATCCTAACCAGTCTGGATTCCACCACAGTGCCTCTCTGTTCTCATCTCCCAGGCCCAGAAGTACCAGGCATTGGTGGATGACCTGAACCAGGGTCGTCTGCAGCTTAACCTGTTCCAGCTCTACCACAATCAGCAGGGCCTGAGTGCCCTCTCAGAGACTCTGAGGCAGAGACAGGAGGACGTGTCCAACCAGAAGACATGCCTGGAGGGGTGGGAGCAGACTGTCAAAACCCAGAAGAAAGAACATGGACGCCTCAATAGGGAGTTGCAGCTGATCGAGAAGGAGATACGGTGGGTTAGAGTCGTGGAggaggattgtgtgtgtttgagaaagagagtgggtgtgtgtggcgtAGAGATGTATGTGTGAGGGTGCGTTTGAGACACGGATAGACAGGAGATGTGTGTTTGAGACcgagagatgtgtgtgtttgaaacagacgtgtgtgtgtgtgtcgctaaCCTGTTAGGTCTGGTGTTGTTAAGAAGAAACAACcctctcctccatgtctgtGATAGTGGTCAGGAGCAGGCCTTGTCCTTGCGTCGGCCCCAGTACATCAAAGCCAAGGTGAACACGTCCCACCACCAGAAGAAGGTGGACGATGTTGGTGTGGCCCTGCTGAAAAGCCAGCGGATTGAGGCTAAGAAGGAAGAGGAGCTGGCAGAGTTCAGGCAGGACCTCCAGCAGCTGGAGACAGTCTGGAGGGACTATGAGAGACACGCCCAAGAGGAGGGAGCCCATCTCAGGGCTGATATACAGCTGGAGCAGGATCAGGTAAGTGTAGTGTGTATGGAAATATACGTTAAATtatctacgtgtgtgtgtgcgtttctgtGCACTTGTCAATACAATCCCACCATGCAGTGTCTTTTTTCAGGCATAGACACTCTTAGACTGGCTCCCTAATCATGCTTTCGACCTGTCttataagaaaaatgtaaaattgcaataGAGCCTGGCTTTTTTTTCTGTGATGAATTGGCCTATGCTTTAAAATGGCCTAGGCTTTAAAATAATCTAACAAGTTGCTCTTCACgtacatgtaaaatgtaaattatatcaTAGGACAATTGATATCTGTAAAATATCCAAAACCGTGTGATGTAATTTTGCTACAGTGTTGTTCTCAGATTACAACGGTAATTGCATAGATGCATCTTAAATGCTTGTTCTCCACTCTATGGTGGAAATGTGTCGAGTTGCatgaatttttttaaatttggaAATGCCCTTGCAATGCCTTCTTATGCGTTCTTCTGTGCAGTTAGACCGCTATAATGAGCTAAAGGAGCTGGCCAGGAGGCAGGGGGCTGTTATGTCCCAGCAGGCTGAGAAGCTTCACTGGGAGGTCAGGGCTGGACATGAGAAGATTGAGTTCAACCAGCGGAGGAAGAAAGAAGTGGAGGTACTAGTTACTTGTATGGTTTTATAATAAGCTCTCCTTAATAACTGTGAGGGTATCTGTCAATTTTTGAAGGACATTTTACTTCATTTTACTGATGTTTCAGAGTAGAGTCAAATCATTTATCTTGTTCAAAGACACTTTCCCCAAATGTGAACAATCCATTAAACTTGGCCTTTAATTAGCCAAGTATCTAAGTAGAAATGAATGGCACAATAGGCATAGGCTTTATCGGCCAAGCAATCATCTCCAACAGCACCTTCTCCCTCAAGACTTGTTCACCAAAGTACCAATTGTTATGTTGTAGTGCAGAGTTCTCAAAGTCTACATTCAAAGGTCCAAATCTGAATTTTCATCAATGACAAAGGTCCGGAACTATTggtaattacaaaatgtgtttttaataaagatgtataacaaattaacattcattttatgatatttcttatttttataaCTCATCCGTTTAGTTGATTAATATTTAAATTTCTGCATAATTAAGGGCGTGGTCCACTCCGTTGACTGACAGGTGGATTGCCGCTGCTGTTggtctctcactcgctctctctaGCTGTTTGTCTGCTGTTGGCTGTTAGCCAGCCGTCACGTTTCTTCCTCAGCTAATTCCAGCTGCTGAACTGGACATATCGGccatgttcttgtttttttttctggattatttcatacaatttaatacaCGCATTATACCTTCGCCCACGCCTTTGTATTCCGTCGTTGTCGAGTATCAAGAGAACAaccagggctgtttttctgttgttttcctctgtgaacATGCACTCATGGATGTCTGATAATTTATGTTGCTTTTTTGTGGAGATTCCAGATAAAAAAATCAGTGAGCACGGATTTCTAGCGCATTTACTCGAACTTCTTAGGTAATAAATATGGTTTGACCGATTTGAGAGCTAGGTTTCAGGTTTCAGCATCCAGGCTCCTCGCTGAGCTCATCCCGCCTCTTTGCCCATTTCTGTTTATCCGGGAGTGACGTGCGTTGACGCGCTGCCAAAATGGCGACGGTTGGCTCCGCCCACTTTAGGCTTCAAAACTGCTCTTCACAAACCTACGGGTGACGTCACGGACACTACgtccacattttttttacagtctatggttgaaATACGAAATGGAGGCGGGTCCAGATTGAATTCCCTCCGGATCCGGACCGGAGTCCGGACTTTGAGAAGTGCTGTTGTAGTGGGGCAGCTGCAGTGCAGCTACACTGTCTCCATGCTATAATGACTCGGGCTAAACTGTCCCCATGCTGCACTGTCCCCATGCTGCACTGAATCAGGGCTGCACTGTCCCCATGCTGCACTGACTCAGAACTAAACACACTAATAATATTTTAACTCACAGCGAGGTCAACTTGTGCCAGGTCTGTTTGTGAGTTGTGCCAGGTCTGTTTGTGAGTTGTGCCAGGTCTGTTTGTGAGTTGTGCCAGGTCTGTTTGTGAGTTGTGCCAGGTCTGTTTGTGAGTTGTGCCAGGCCTGTTTGTGAGTTGTGCCAGGCCTGTTTGTGAGTTGTGCCAGGCCTGTTTGTGAGTTGCTAAAAAATATTGTCTCTGCTCACCATGTCACTGCCTTGGTGTGTTTCGACATTTTCAATATAGGGAAGCATTAAGCAGAACCAGACTCATCTGGAGGACATTACTAGAAGAGCAAACAAGCTGGAGGAGTACACCAACACCTGCCAGTAGGTCACATGTTAGATACTCCCCGATCTACATTACATGAACAACGGTTTTGTGTAACTTCTGTTCTTTATGCTAAACAATAGCTGTTCTGTGTAGCCATGTGTTCAATAATAAATAGTGGTTTGACAAGAATTCTGGGTAATGCGgtattgtgtgtgggtgtggtggaGCAGGGCCTCCCTTGAGGAGTCTCGTCAGCAGGAGAAGGTGCTGTCTTCAGAGCTGCAGGGGGGGAGAACGAGGGAGGGGCAGGTCAACCAGGAGTTAGGGGATGTACTGGGGGAGCTGCAGAACGCACGTCTGGACAGCCATGAAAATAAGAGGCAGCAGCAGCGGAAAGAGGTCCTGGAAAACCTCAGTAGGCTCTACCCAGATACACTGGTGAGACGTCATACTACCCACCAACACTAGTGCAGGGCTGGGGCAAGGTGAGGCTGATTCAGTCGGCCCGCAAGTTCTCATCTTAACTCTCAAGGCCACGGTTAACCTTGTAAATCAAGATATCAAGTGTGTATGAGTTCTAATGGACATTTTCAAATAGCAGCCGTCTTCCTGAGAGGCGACTTGATTTTTACTACAACAAACGTACTAGTTTTGTCTTCGAGCGGGGGAGGCCACTCCTGGTGGTGGGCCGGATCTCAAATCACGCCGACTCATACACACGTGCCAGTGTCAGATGCTTGGACCACTAGCCCAGAAGGTTTTCTCCAAACCCTGTGAACCCGTTCTGTTGTCCCTCCCTCCAGTTGGGTCGTCTGGTGGACCTGTGTAGCCCCATCCATAAGAAATACCAGCTGGCCGTCACCAAGGTGTTTGGCCGCTACATGAACGCGATTGTGGTGTCATCGGAGAAGGTGGCCAGAGACTGCATCCGGTTCATAAAGGAGGAGCGGGCGGAGCCAGAGACCTTCTTACCAATCGACTATCTGGATGTGAGTGGACGACACGCCCCATGAGATCAGCGTCCAGCTGTGGGATGCGTTCATTGACGTCCAAAAGCGTGTTAAGTGGTGGGAGTATCAGCGGGGTGTTTGGTGGAAACGCTACATGATGTTTCTGTGTCGTGTCCAGGTCAGTCCTCTTAATGAGCGGCTGCGTGAGGTGCGTGGGGCTAAGATGGTGGTGGACGTGGTGCATTGTTCCCCGACTGCCCCCCAACTGAAGAAGGTGATCCAGTTCGTCTGTGGCAGTGCCCTGGTCTGCGAGACCCTTAAAGAGGCCCGGGTCATCGCATACGATGGACCTGAGAGACTCAAGGTGAGTCGGGCCGTTGTCGTGCGGTCGGCATTTCTCTTGCCAGGTCATCATtgtaaattagatttggttctcAGTCTGCCTAAATAACGATATGCACCAGACAGGCAGTCTGGTCAATCAGATGTTCGTACAGCCTGGTCTGGAGCTACCCCATGTCAGTTTTGGTTGCACCCAATACACTAGTGATAGTCAGGCTAATGAATAAGGATGCCCTCCCCCCAGACAGTATCTCTGGATGGTACCATGTTCTCCAAGTCGGGGGTGATTTCCGGGGGCTCCAGCCACCTGCGGAGCAAAGCTCTGCGCTGGGATGAGAAGGACGTGAACAAGCTGAAGGAGCGCAAGGATCAGCTGACGGCTGAGCTGCGCGTGAGTCTGCACCGTTGCACCCCTTTTTACACTTTCTGTGGGAGAAGTGTAGTCCTACCAGTGTGTTACCGAAACACAAGGAATTATTATGGTGTTGGCGTTAATGTGTAGTTAAACTTAGAGTGTTATGTTTTTCCGATCATCCTCTGGTAGTTCTGTAACTGAGACGTGTCTATGTGACAGGTTCTGATGAAGCTTAAGCGTAAGGAGACAGAGCTGAAGCAGATTCAGGCACAGGCCCAAGGGGTTCAGACTCGTCTCAAGTATTCCCAAACTGATCTGGACTCCATCTGCAAGAAGAGCATTCCCAAGTACCACGCGGTAAACTGACTACACTTCTGCCGATGCCAATCGCATACCACAACTTCAAAGGTCTATTGAACTCTTTACGTTATGCATCACAACCACTACAGTCAGAGCTCCTCTGGTTCGCCGtcggagagagaaaaagacagaggcaATCTGCCCAGTGCGATTACTGAAATGCAACTCTAGTTGTGATAAAACCTAACATCTGTGTGCTCCTGCAGGAGATCTCTCGTCTTGAGGCGGAGCTGGTCAATGTGGAGGCCCAGCTGGTTATGcagaaggagagggtggagatgAAGGAGCTGGAGATGAAGGAACTTCAAGACCGTATCGACCAGGTGGAACCGTCACCACCTTAGAACCACCGAGCATCTTGCCATGTCTTTACCCGTCTGAGAGCGTTCTCATAACGTCCTGACAACTGCACTGATAACGTTTCAGCCGTGGGAAAGCGGAAATGGTTAGTGGGGTGTGTGGCagtaatgttgttgttgttgtgtgttcaggTCGACGACATGGTGTTCAGAGACTTCTGTGCTGAGATCGGTGTGGCCAACATCAGGGAGTATGAACAGGAGCATCTTAGACAGCAGCAGGACCTGGACAGGAAACGGTACTGGGTTCTCCTTACTCCATTAAATGAACGCAAACTATGTCAGTCTGTTGAAATGGTTGCTAGTCAAGTCAAGCAGCAGATACAAAGGTGATTTGGCGCTCGGGAATGTTTTCCTAGAAACATTGTTCCTGAATACATAATCTGACCCTACAAACTAAAGGCAGAGTGCCACATCTGCCAATTGGGGAGTGAGCTTGAGTGAAAATCTGGGTTGGGGTGATACAGCCTAAAAAAAGTTTGTTGACCTTTTTATTGAGAAATTGTCTATATTACGTTGTATTCAGAATTTGGGACATTGACAGTgaacagctccgggaaaaatgaagagaccactgcacctttttctttcctttgcaaaaaagttgaaaaggaaagttttgagtgaggaacagaagcgttcaatttgcagtggccttttaattttaacccttctgttcctcactcaaaaccttccttttcaacatatTTGGAAAAGAAATAacaagtgcagtggtctcttaattttttcacattttatattttactatAAATGATCAATTGTATACATCACACAATCCAGAGGTTGGCAGTGTGAGTCCTTGAGacagaatctaaacacagatggcCTCTTGTCCCTTTCTGAATGAGTTTAATCataacaaaacacattcatataGTAATAATACAATTGGAATACTACACCATTGATGCCAAAACCCACAGAACATTAGTTATGGACGAATCCATGCCATGACACATTTCTAGCATTATCACCATCCACTAGTACATACATCCATATTTCTGTTATCTTTCTTGATCAGCAGGTTTTATGCACAACTAGTTCTGGGGAGGCTTTGATGTTCCTTTATTATTTGTAGGTACATAACATTTGGAAACATCCATCCTCTTCCTCAGGTTGGAGTTTGAGTCCCAGCGGACGCGTCTCAATGCCCAGGTGGAGTATGAACATGACCAGCTGGAACAGCAGAGGAAGAAAACCAGCAAAC is a window of Esox lucius isolate fEsoLuc1 chromosome 19, fEsoLuc1.pri, whole genome shotgun sequence DNA encoding:
- the smc1b gene encoding structural maintenance of chromosomes protein 1B isoform X2; its protein translation is MKNPKERTRMFEHISQSLGLSEEYDRKKESLQKAKEDTHFHFNKKRTATAERKQVLAEKVEAQKYQALVDDLNQGRLQLNLFQLYHNQQGLSALSETLRQRQEDVSNQKTCLEGWEQTVKTQKKEHGRLNRELQLIEKEIRGQEQALSLRRPQYIKAKVNTSHHQKKVDDVGVALLKSQRIEAKKEEELAEFRQDLQQLETVWRDYERHAQEEGAHLRADIQLEQDQLDRYNELKELARRQGAVMSQQAEKLHWEVRAGHEKIEFNQRRKKEVEGSIKQNQTHLEDITRRANKLEEYTNTCQASLEESRQQEKVLSSELQGGRTREGQVNQELGDVLGELQNARLDSHENKRQQQRKEVLENLSRLYPDTLLGRLVDLCSPIHKKYQLAVTKVFGRYMNAIVVSSEKVARDCIRFIKEERAEPETFLPIDYLDVSPLNERLREVRGAKMVVDVVHCSPTAPQLKKVIQFVCGSALVCETLKEARVIAYDGPERLKTVSLDGTMFSKSGVISGGSSHLRSKALRWDEKDVNKLKERKDQLTAELRVLMKLKRKETELKQIQAQAQGVQTRLKYSQTDLDSICKKSIPKYHAEISRLEAELVNVEAQLVMQKERVEMKELEMKELQDRIDQVDDMVFRDFCAEIGVANIREYEQEHLRQQQDLDRKRLEFESQRTRLNAQVEYEHDQLEQQRKKTSKLQETMAKEQGRVEEQKKEEEKLLVAVEETQSIVLELKNRLRDKKSQVSDTKALMDQKMKSLQESSKELVKQQREVISAEAAMEQLRLWRHNLLLGCKIQGLPITLLTGNIDDISEVQLDSESMTESTGPTMDIYEREALMVIDYSGLGEELKDIAVEEVDAQVERLQETVSSLEVVLQCSTAPNLKALDRMKEVKSKFQGVLDAFDTSTKAARQCNQDFERVKGKRFRLFSQCFEHVSVVIDQIYKQLCRNNSAQAILSAENPDEPYLDGINYNCVAPGKRFMAMENLSGGEKAVAALALVFAIHSFRPAPFFVLDEVDAALDNTNIGKVTSFIREQSRERVQVIVISLKEEFFCRADALLGVYPEFNECMFSRVLTLDLSPYPLDGEDSEEREDSEEREDVRREWTCEERADM